In the Kribbella sp. NBC_00482 genome, one interval contains:
- a CDS encoding IMP cyclohydrolase, which produces MNLIESVEYPGRGLAIGRDVDGVPFFTYWLTGRSPASQARELVVHDREIVVRDTSGGPVDDLRHYTAATRGDDWVIVGNGTQVGELTAAREQQPDLQFALRQLTYEPDPPIRTPRITAAATINGTELTDVVIGSARAYDGAPELTEHPSLYAARIAPGTALTTTTYNGTAADIITHGRPATVAVPAAWSTISDALWSILTPSLRVAIVTVRLDQQTFADVRTNS; this is translated from the coding sequence ATGAACCTCATCGAATCGGTCGAGTACCCGGGCCGCGGTCTCGCGATCGGCCGTGACGTGGACGGCGTCCCGTTCTTCACGTACTGGCTGACCGGCCGCTCCCCCGCCTCCCAGGCCCGCGAACTCGTCGTCCACGACCGCGAGATCGTCGTCCGCGACACCTCCGGCGGTCCGGTCGACGACCTGCGCCACTACACGGCGGCGACCCGCGGGGACGACTGGGTCATCGTCGGCAACGGCACGCAGGTCGGTGAACTGACCGCCGCCCGCGAGCAGCAACCCGACCTCCAGTTCGCCCTGCGACAGCTGACCTACGAACCCGACCCGCCGATCCGCACCCCACGCATCACCGCGGCCGCCACGATCAACGGCACGGAACTGACAGACGTCGTCATCGGCTCCGCCCGCGCGTACGACGGTGCGCCCGAACTCACCGAGCACCCGTCGCTGTACGCCGCCCGCATCGCACCGGGCACCGCCCTCACCACCACGACCTACAACGGCACCGCGGCCGACATCATCACCCACGGCCGTCCCGCGACAGTCGCCGTTCCGGCCGCCTGGTCGACGATCAGCGACGCGCTCTGGAGCATCCTCACCCCGTCGCTGCGCGTCGCGATCGTGACGGTCCGCCTGGACCAGCAGACGTTCGCGGACGTCCGAACGAACAGCTGA
- a CDS encoding alpha/beta fold hydrolase, translated as MLSDGVRTITAGGVEHWVRVAGAASGGVPLVLVHGGPGESSYSIERSVGDEVATLAPVVFYDQRGCGRTARPSDTSTYTMERLVADLEELRTALGVERIVPWGVSFGCLLAAEYAVAHSNHVDGLILHAPPITDPLHPGLWTMRPGAVDVFLTPDERTALRAQLDGVTESIERTVAALGAIAGSANAARFFYHDPANIPPDDENAPESNPEMAMALVGNERVELADDLAALDVPVLILAGLWDRHVGFDMPRDLATRLPRATLEIFDRSAHSIHDEQPGEYVEAIRRFLAR; from the coding sequence GTGCTGAGCGATGGGGTGCGGACGATCACCGCTGGTGGGGTTGAGCATTGGGTGCGGGTGGCTGGGGCGGCGAGCGGCGGGGTGCCGTTGGTGTTGGTGCACGGTGGGCCTGGGGAGAGTTCTTACTCGATCGAGCGGTCGGTCGGGGACGAGGTCGCGACGTTGGCGCCGGTGGTGTTCTACGACCAGCGCGGGTGCGGGCGTACGGCGCGGCCGTCCGACACGTCGACGTACACGATGGAGCGTCTGGTCGCGGATCTCGAGGAGTTGCGTACGGCGCTGGGCGTCGAGCGGATCGTGCCGTGGGGCGTGTCGTTCGGGTGCCTGCTGGCCGCCGAGTACGCCGTTGCTCACAGCAACCATGTGGACGGGCTGATCCTGCACGCGCCGCCGATCACCGACCCGTTGCACCCGGGGCTGTGGACGATGCGGCCGGGTGCTGTCGACGTGTTCCTCACGCCTGACGAGCGGACGGCGCTCCGCGCGCAGCTCGACGGCGTCACGGAGTCGATCGAGCGTACGGTCGCCGCACTGGGAGCGATCGCGGGGAGCGCGAACGCGGCCCGGTTCTTCTACCACGACCCGGCGAACATCCCGCCCGACGACGAGAACGCGCCCGAGTCCAACCCGGAGATGGCGATGGCGCTGGTTGGCAACGAACGCGTGGAGCTCGCCGACGACCTCGCCGCCCTCGACGTACCCGTCCTGATCCTCGCCGGCCTCTGGGACCGCCACGTCGGCTTCGACATGCCCCGCGACCTCGCGACCAGGCTGCCGCGGGCGACGCTCGAGATCTTCGACCGGTCGGCGCACTCGATCCATGACGAGCAGCCCGGCGAGTACGTCGAGGCGATCCGGAGGTTCCTGGCCCGATGA
- a CDS encoding MDR family MFS transporter, which produces METEAQPVGRATRNAVVVAIMLGMLLAALDQTIVATALPTIVSDLGGANHLSWVVTSYLLAETIMTALIGKFGDLYGRKPMFLLSVVLFLAGSALCGMADSMLWLVGSRAIQGLGAGGLMVTAMAVIADVVPLSERGRYQGVMGSVFGVSTVAGPLLGGLFVDHLSWRWAFYVNIPLGILVLIVASITLPSVKAAVGPKIDYLGILFIGLAATGLTLVTTWGGNEHAWTSTVIIAMAAGSVVALALFVLAEKRAAEPLLPLRLFRSGVFTVCSIMSFIIGFAMLGGVTYLPTYLQFVHGASATESGLQMLPLVLGLLVASVGVGQTISKTGRYRLFPIVGTVLIGVGLFLLSLLDNTTSYVETAGFMLVLGLGVGLCMPVPTVVVQSTVDYSDLGVATSGVSFLRTMGSSFGVAVFGSIYAHQLPERLGVAAQTAQVDPRVASTVEGVRSLPDEARSVITAAYADSLHVVFLWAVPVAGLGFLVALLLKEVPLRDTARMAASDVGDSFAAPSSFDSEHELQKLAALVVRHHKRNPAPEVLAESGIPLSHAQAWMIMRVFRGGAEKGSATLAEMTGDLRMPPGVLEPLAAQLVADGYLSETLGHYRFTTLGLEMFQRFVGAFRVWMLDRLTDWDPENSEAFSQAVDRIAEQMIDQGQSLTTGKHAALTPTA; this is translated from the coding sequence ATGGAGACCGAGGCTCAGCCTGTCGGACGTGCCACCCGGAACGCGGTCGTGGTGGCGATCATGCTCGGAATGTTGCTCGCGGCCCTCGACCAGACGATCGTGGCGACCGCGTTGCCGACCATCGTCAGCGACCTAGGCGGCGCCAACCACCTGTCCTGGGTCGTCACGTCGTACCTGCTCGCCGAGACGATCATGACCGCGCTGATCGGGAAGTTCGGCGACCTGTACGGGCGCAAGCCGATGTTCCTGCTCAGCGTCGTCCTGTTCCTGGCCGGCTCCGCGCTCTGCGGGATGGCGGACTCGATGCTGTGGCTGGTCGGCTCCCGCGCGATCCAGGGTCTCGGCGCCGGCGGGCTGATGGTGACCGCGATGGCGGTGATCGCGGACGTCGTACCGCTGAGCGAGCGCGGCCGGTACCAGGGCGTGATGGGTTCCGTGTTCGGCGTCTCCACCGTCGCGGGACCGCTGCTCGGCGGACTGTTCGTCGACCACCTGAGCTGGCGGTGGGCGTTCTACGTCAACATCCCGCTCGGCATCCTGGTCCTGATCGTTGCCTCGATCACCCTTCCCTCGGTGAAGGCCGCGGTCGGCCCGAAGATCGACTACCTCGGCATCCTGTTCATCGGTCTCGCCGCGACCGGGCTGACGCTGGTGACGACGTGGGGCGGGAACGAGCACGCCTGGACGTCGACCGTGATCATCGCGATGGCGGCCGGGTCCGTGGTCGCGCTGGCGCTCTTCGTCCTGGCGGAGAAACGGGCGGCGGAACCGTTGCTGCCGTTGCGGTTGTTCCGGTCCGGCGTGTTCACGGTGTGCTCGATCATGAGCTTCATCATCGGGTTCGCGATGCTGGGCGGGGTCACATATCTCCCGACGTACCTGCAGTTCGTCCACGGCGCTTCGGCGACGGAGTCCGGTCTGCAGATGCTGCCGCTCGTCCTGGGGCTGCTGGTCGCGTCGGTCGGCGTCGGACAGACCATCAGCAAGACCGGGCGGTACAGGCTGTTCCCGATCGTCGGGACGGTGCTGATCGGGGTCGGGCTCTTCTTGCTCTCCCTCCTCGACAACACCACGTCGTACGTCGAGACAGCCGGGTTCATGCTCGTACTCGGACTAGGTGTGGGTCTGTGCATGCCGGTACCGACGGTGGTCGTGCAGAGTACGGTCGACTACTCGGACCTCGGTGTCGCGACCTCCGGCGTGAGCTTCCTGCGGACGATGGGCAGCTCCTTCGGCGTAGCGGTCTTCGGCTCGATCTACGCGCACCAGTTGCCGGAGAGACTCGGCGTCGCGGCCCAGACCGCGCAGGTCGATCCCCGGGTGGCGTCAACGGTCGAGGGTGTCCGGTCCCTTCCCGACGAGGCGCGCTCCGTCATCACCGCGGCGTACGCCGACTCGCTCCACGTCGTGTTCTTGTGGGCGGTTCCGGTCGCAGGGCTCGGCTTCCTGGTTGCCTTGCTCTTGAAGGAGGTCCCGCTCCGCGACACCGCGCGGATGGCCGCCTCGGACGTCGGCGACAGCTTCGCGGCGCCGTCGTCGTTCGACTCCGAACACGAACTCCAGAAGCTCGCCGCCCTCGTCGTACGCCACCACAAGCGCAACCCGGCCCCCGAAGTACTCGCCGAGTCGGGCATCCCGCTCAGTCATGCTCAGGCCTGGATGATCATGCGAGTGTTCCGCGGCGGCGCCGAGAAGGGTTCCGCGACCCTGGCCGAGATGACCGGCGACCTCCGGATGCCACCCGGCGTCCTCGAACCGCTCGCCGCCCAACTGGTTGCCGACGGCTACCTGTCCGAAACCCTCGGCCACTACCGCTTCACCACCCTGGGCCTGGAGATGTTCCAGCGCTTCGTCGGCGCCTTCCGCGTCTGGATGCTCGACCGCCTCACCGACTGGGACCCAGAGAACTCCGAAGCCTTCTCCCAAGCCGTAGACCGCATCGCCGAACAAATGATCGACCAAGGCCAATCCCTAACCACCGGCAAACACGCCGCCCTCACCCCCACCGCCTGA
- the hemW gene encoding radical SAM family heme chaperone HemW, with translation MPSTLPEGEVAPRDGALPDAAVREAAGRPLGFYLHVPFCASRCGYCDFNTYTAKELGGGGSQASYAETAVDEVRMARRVLHDLDRPVETVFFGGGTPTLLPAADLGKMLAAVRDEFGLAPGAEVTTEANPESVDPAYLEALLEAGFTRVSFGMQSASSHVLRILDRQHTPGRALQAVKEATAAGFEHVNLDLIYGTPGESLDDWRASLESALSAQPDHVSAYALIIEDGTQLARRIRRGELPMPDDDDLADKYVLADELLSAQGLRWYEVSNWARSTAARCRHNELYWRGDTWWGIGPGAHSHVGGVRWWNVKHPSAYAERINAGESPAHARETLDEETRRVERVLLEVRLSAGLPLDVLDEAGRAAVDQVVADGLADISGGSDPGSGGGRLVLTDRGRLLADAVVRDLLP, from the coding sequence GTGCCGTCGACATTGCCTGAGGGGGAGGTTGCGCCTCGGGATGGGGCGTTGCCGGATGCTGCTGTGCGGGAGGCTGCTGGGCGGCCGTTGGGGTTCTACCTGCATGTGCCGTTCTGCGCGTCGCGGTGCGGGTACTGCGACTTCAACACCTACACCGCCAAGGAGTTGGGCGGTGGCGGCTCGCAGGCGTCGTACGCCGAGACCGCGGTCGACGAGGTCCGGATGGCGCGACGCGTGCTCCACGACCTCGACCGTCCGGTCGAGACGGTGTTCTTCGGAGGCGGTACGCCGACCCTCCTGCCGGCCGCGGATCTGGGGAAGATGCTGGCCGCGGTGCGGGACGAGTTCGGCCTTGCGCCCGGTGCGGAGGTGACGACCGAGGCGAATCCGGAGTCCGTGGATCCGGCGTACCTCGAGGCGTTGCTGGAGGCGGGATTCACGCGGGTGAGTTTCGGGATGCAGAGCGCGTCCTCGCACGTACTGCGGATCCTCGACCGGCAGCACACCCCGGGCCGCGCGTTGCAGGCCGTGAAGGAAGCGACCGCGGCCGGGTTCGAGCACGTGAACCTGGACCTCATCTATGGGACGCCGGGGGAGTCGCTCGACGACTGGCGGGCGTCGCTCGAGTCGGCGTTGTCGGCGCAGCCGGACCACGTCAGCGCGTACGCATTGATCATCGAGGACGGCACGCAGTTGGCGCGACGGATCCGGCGCGGTGAACTGCCGATGCCGGACGACGACGACTTGGCCGACAAGTACGTGCTGGCCGACGAGCTGCTGTCGGCCCAAGGGTTGCGGTGGTACGAGGTGTCCAACTGGGCACGCAGTACGGCGGCGCGCTGCCGGCACAACGAGCTGTACTGGCGCGGCGATACTTGGTGGGGGATCGGGCCGGGCGCGCACAGCCACGTCGGCGGTGTGCGCTGGTGGAACGTCAAGCATCCGAGCGCGTACGCCGAACGCATCAACGCCGGCGAGAGCCCGGCGCACGCGCGGGAGACCCTCGACGAGGAGACCCGGCGCGTCGAGCGGGTGCTGCTCGAGGTGCGGTTGTCGGCGGGGCTGCCGCTCGACGTTCTGGACGAGGCCGGGCGAGCCGCGGTCGATCAGGTCGTCGCCGACGGGCTCGCAGATATCTCTGGTGGCAGCGACCCGGGCTCTGGTGGCGGGCGGCTGGTGCTGACCGATCGCGGGCGGTTGCTGGCCGATGCGGTGGTCCGGGACCTGCTCCCGTGA
- a CDS encoding polysaccharide lyase 8 family protein — MPPFIRRRLLLQAGLAAGALSTLGLPTRAFAEDEYDVLRTRWAELNTGGAIDASDPAYADALAGLSTQAQQYADTMITSADRTALWPDLPLSSTSGNFSISYTRLKTIALARATTGTTQNGELLSGALDFLNANAYNETLKETGNWWFWEIGAPRALLDTCVLAYDVLSAEQLTKYLTAVDRFVPDPNRRTNSPTLRETGANRVDKALIVALRGIVGKSAEKLTAARDALSDVAEAGKNSVFTYVTSGDGFYRDGSFVQHSNLAYVGTYGNVALGGVANLIALLGSSTWEIADPNRAVLLDAVEASFAPFIVDNLMMDCVSGRAISRERAGDHRNGHGTTSTVLLLASGVAEPYASRYKALAKGWITRDRLNDYLPGASIPEISRAKGLLADSGVVPAPAVPRHFQFYNQDRVVHRRPGWTFAIAMSSKRMARYEWGNGENLRGWYVGDGMTYLYNGDQSQFNDAYWPTVDAQRMPGTTVSTQPRQPGGSGSGTGTVAAYADWVGGASYKNVAGAVGMHLINHDKTLQARKSWFCLRDSIVALGAGITGTDGYPVETIVDNRNLHENGTTALRIDGRPAADQRYDDPHWAHLDGVAGYVFPQGGQLKVRREDRTGSWSEINVGNDTAGSTTPYTRRYASLVLDHGTATGEYAYVVLPNATSRQTAERAADPGMTVLVNNPIVQAIRSHREDLTLANFWTAGAVSGIASDGPASVVVGKDGRTTTVAVSDPSRTAGVIRLTIDRRVGAVIAKDPAVTVVATGKQLVLDIAVSGTKGATHTVSFN, encoded by the coding sequence ATGCCGCCCTTCATCCGTCGACGACTATTGCTTCAGGCCGGGCTCGCCGCCGGCGCGCTCAGCACGCTCGGGTTGCCCACTCGCGCGTTCGCGGAGGACGAGTACGACGTACTCCGCACCCGCTGGGCCGAACTCAACACCGGCGGGGCGATCGACGCGTCCGATCCGGCGTACGCCGATGCGCTCGCCGGCCTGAGCACGCAGGCGCAGCAGTACGCCGACACGATGATCACGTCGGCGGACCGGACGGCGCTCTGGCCGGATCTGCCGCTCAGTTCGACGAGCGGGAACTTCTCGATCAGCTACACGCGCCTGAAGACGATCGCGCTCGCCCGCGCGACCACAGGCACCACGCAGAACGGCGAACTGTTGAGTGGGGCGCTCGACTTCCTCAACGCGAACGCCTACAACGAGACGCTCAAGGAGACCGGGAACTGGTGGTTCTGGGAGATCGGCGCCCCGCGGGCGCTGCTCGACACCTGCGTCCTCGCGTACGACGTCCTGTCCGCCGAGCAGCTCACCAAGTACCTCACGGCCGTCGACCGGTTCGTCCCGGACCCGAACCGGCGTACCAACTCGCCGACGCTCCGCGAGACCGGCGCCAACCGTGTCGACAAGGCGCTGATCGTCGCGCTCCGCGGAATCGTCGGGAAGTCGGCCGAGAAGCTCACTGCCGCTCGTGACGCACTCAGCGACGTCGCCGAGGCCGGCAAGAACAGCGTCTTCACCTACGTCACGAGCGGCGACGGCTTCTACCGCGACGGCTCGTTCGTCCAGCACAGCAACCTCGCGTACGTCGGGACGTACGGCAACGTGGCGCTCGGCGGGGTCGCGAACCTGATCGCCCTGCTCGGCAGCTCCACCTGGGAGATCGCCGACCCGAACCGCGCCGTACTCCTGGACGCGGTCGAGGCGAGCTTCGCGCCGTTTATTGTCGACAATCTGATGATGGACTGCGTCTCCGGTCGCGCGATCTCCCGCGAACGGGCCGGCGACCACCGCAACGGCCACGGCACGACATCGACCGTTCTACTCCTCGCGAGTGGCGTCGCGGAGCCGTATGCCTCGCGCTACAAGGCGCTCGCCAAGGGCTGGATCACCCGCGACCGCCTCAACGACTACCTCCCGGGCGCGTCGATCCCGGAGATCTCCCGGGCGAAGGGCCTGCTCGCCGACAGCGGTGTCGTGCCGGCGCCGGCGGTCCCGCGGCATTTCCAGTTCTACAACCAGGACCGCGTCGTACACCGACGCCCGGGCTGGACGTTCGCGATCGCGATGTCGTCGAAGCGGATGGCGCGCTACGAGTGGGGCAACGGCGAGAACCTCCGCGGCTGGTACGTCGGCGACGGCATGACGTATCTGTACAACGGCGACCAGTCCCAGTTCAACGACGCGTACTGGCCGACGGTCGACGCGCAACGGATGCCCGGTACGACGGTCAGCACGCAACCCCGCCAACCGGGCGGCTCCGGGAGCGGCACCGGGACGGTCGCGGCGTACGCCGATTGGGTCGGTGGAGCGTCGTACAAGAATGTCGCCGGTGCGGTCGGCATGCACCTGATCAACCACGACAAGACCTTGCAGGCAAGGAAGTCCTGGTTCTGCCTGCGCGACTCGATCGTTGCCCTCGGCGCCGGGATCACCGGCACCGACGGCTACCCGGTCGAGACGATTGTCGACAATCGGAATCTCCACGAGAACGGCACGACCGCTCTGCGGATCGACGGCCGGCCAGCCGCGGACCAGAGGTACGACGATCCGCACTGGGCGCATCTGGACGGTGTCGCGGGCTACGTCTTCCCGCAGGGCGGGCAGCTGAAGGTCCGGCGCGAGGACCGCACCGGGTCCTGGTCGGAGATCAACGTCGGCAACGACACAGCGGGTTCGACCACGCCGTACACCCGCCGCTACGCGAGCCTGGTCCTGGACCACGGGACGGCGACCGGCGAGTACGCGTACGTCGTGTTGCCCAACGCAACCAGTCGGCAGACGGCGGAGCGGGCCGCTGATCCGGGGATGACCGTCCTTGTCAACAATCCGATTGTTCAAGCGATTCGGTCCCACCGCGAGGATCTGACGCTCGCGAACTTCTGGACGGCCGGTGCCGTGTCCGGGATCGCCAGCGACGGGCCGGCGTCTGTCGTGGTCGGGAAGGACGGACGAACGACGACGGTCGCGGTGTCTGATCCGAGTCGCACCGCCGGCGTCATCCGGCTGACCATCGACCGGAGAGTCGGCGCGGTGATCGCCAAGGATCCGGCGGTCACGGTGGTTGCTACCGGCAAGCAGCTGGTGCTGGACATCGCCGTCAGTGGCACGAAGGGCGCCACCCACACCGTGTCCTTCAACTGA
- a CDS encoding M60 family metallopeptidase — MMPHARPQQFTGQLTRRRVLQVAGAGLALAAVPAVARAQTTYTFTIPALPSARTTELDRTQNSLSASELRSTGFYLPADTALNVVVHAGSLAPTLVIGAPDADARKEFKSPREYPLQVGRNTVTDAGGGVVYLKLIGGTGQAKVTIGDQAQPMPYFVLGRTGEADFQRQLDERTTPYVELLSPHAMITVERASALTYRTENHTDLLSTYEDIIRIEDATSGYDGSAPQHVRLAHRYHFVGFPSAITGVGAYATHGHMSFPPPIQDRMLTVAALRTRGWGIYHELGHQHQQITYKPSSLTEVTVNIYSLAVNAVFATKYGQQPRLHAPDAKTGLTPWQSAPGKLRTPDVNYGTTFDPYEKLVMFEQLRLAFGDSFWPNLHKLVRVERPYASDYTDEVLRLRNLVVLSSRAAGHDLSDFFRAWGVPVDAEATAQITALHLTPPPVDPSTIRQ; from the coding sequence ATGATGCCGCACGCCCGCCCGCAACAGTTCACGGGGCAGCTCACCAGGCGACGTGTCCTTCAAGTAGCCGGAGCCGGGCTGGCTCTGGCCGCCGTACCAGCGGTGGCCAGAGCACAGACCACCTACACCTTCACGATCCCCGCGTTGCCGTCGGCGCGGACGACCGAGCTCGACCGCACGCAGAACTCGCTGAGTGCCAGCGAGCTCCGCTCGACCGGCTTCTACCTGCCCGCGGACACCGCCCTCAACGTGGTCGTCCACGCGGGCAGTCTGGCGCCGACGCTCGTGATCGGCGCACCCGACGCCGACGCGCGCAAGGAGTTCAAGTCGCCCCGCGAGTACCCGCTCCAGGTCGGCCGCAACACCGTTACCGACGCCGGCGGTGGCGTCGTCTACCTCAAGCTGATCGGCGGCACCGGCCAGGCCAAGGTCACCATCGGCGACCAGGCCCAGCCGATGCCGTACTTCGTCCTCGGCCGCACCGGCGAGGCCGACTTCCAGCGCCAGCTCGACGAGCGCACAACGCCGTACGTCGAACTGCTGAGCCCGCACGCGATGATCACCGTCGAGCGCGCCTCGGCCCTGACGTATCGCACCGAGAACCACACCGACCTGCTGTCCACGTACGAGGACATCATCCGGATCGAGGACGCCACCAGCGGGTACGACGGATCCGCGCCGCAGCACGTCCGCCTCGCGCACCGGTACCACTTCGTCGGATTCCCGTCCGCGATCACCGGCGTCGGGGCGTACGCGACCCACGGCCACATGTCGTTCCCGCCGCCGATCCAGGACCGGATGCTGACCGTGGCTGCGCTGCGGACGCGCGGCTGGGGTATCTACCACGAGCTCGGCCACCAGCATCAGCAGATCACCTACAAGCCGAGTTCGCTGACCGAGGTGACGGTCAACATCTACTCGCTCGCGGTGAACGCGGTGTTCGCCACGAAGTACGGTCAGCAGCCGCGGCTGCACGCCCCGGACGCGAAGACCGGGCTCACGCCGTGGCAGAGCGCTCCCGGGAAGTTGCGGACGCCGGACGTCAACTACGGAACGACATTCGACCCGTACGAGAAGCTGGTGATGTTCGAGCAGCTCCGGCTGGCGTTCGGCGACAGCTTCTGGCCGAACCTGCACAAGCTCGTCCGGGTCGAGCGCCCGTACGCGAGCGACTACACCGACGAAGTACTGCGGCTGCGCAACCTCGTCGTTCTGTCCAGCCGGGCCGCCGGCCACGACCTGAGCGACTTCTTCCGCGCCTGGGGCGTCCCCGTCGACGCTGAAGCAACCGCTCAAATCACCGCCCTGCACCTGACCCCGCCGCCCGTCGACCCGTCAACAATCCGACAGTAG
- a CDS encoding alpha-L-fucosidase — MSWLTEARFGLFVHWGIYAAAARHEWVKSYEQLTDADYQPYFDHFSPDLYDPVRWADDAWNAGMRYLVITTKHHDGFCLWDSKLTDYSAPNTPWGKDLLAPMVDAFRERGFKIGLYHSLLDWHHPEFPVDLYHPQRKDVDFIDRTADRDVSQYADYLHGQVRELLTGYGTIDVMWFDFSYADRGFNAKGPDEWRSAELLAMVRELQPGILVNNRLGLGSGDFTTPEQVQPPGNEVAASNGTQVPWEACHTLNGSWGYHRDNHDWKSPALLIRMLVDAVSKGGNMLLNVGPNGRGAWEPRALDVLSGIGSWMRLHERSIRDCGPSTYVPPADCRYTQNGRRLYLHVFAWPMGHLHLPGLGDRVEYAQFLHDASEVKRVDVDPSAPGHTYLTGLPDNTLTLKLPNRAPEVDSCVIELFLRD; from the coding sequence ATGAGTTGGTTGACCGAGGCAAGGTTCGGGCTGTTCGTGCACTGGGGCATCTACGCGGCCGCGGCGCGGCACGAGTGGGTGAAGTCGTACGAACAGCTCACCGACGCCGACTATCAGCCGTACTTCGACCACTTCTCGCCGGATCTGTACGACCCGGTGCGCTGGGCCGACGACGCCTGGAACGCGGGCATGCGCTACCTGGTGATCACCACCAAGCACCACGACGGGTTCTGCCTGTGGGACTCCAAGCTCACCGACTACTCGGCGCCGAACACGCCGTGGGGCAAGGATCTGCTCGCGCCGATGGTCGACGCGTTCCGGGAGCGCGGATTCAAGATCGGGCTGTACCACTCGTTGCTCGACTGGCACCACCCGGAGTTCCCGGTCGACCTGTACCACCCGCAGCGCAAGGACGTCGACTTCATCGACCGTACGGCGGACCGCGACGTCTCGCAGTACGCCGACTACCTGCACGGACAGGTCCGCGAGCTGCTCACGGGATACGGCACGATCGACGTGATGTGGTTCGACTTCTCGTACGCCGATCGCGGGTTCAACGCCAAGGGCCCGGACGAGTGGCGGTCCGCCGAACTGCTCGCCATGGTCCGCGAGTTGCAACCCGGGATCCTGGTGAACAATCGACTCGGACTCGGTTCGGGTGACTTCACCACGCCGGAGCAGGTCCAGCCGCCGGGCAACGAGGTTGCCGCCAGCAACGGTACGCAGGTGCCGTGGGAGGCGTGCCACACGCTCAACGGCAGCTGGGGTTACCACCGCGACAACCACGACTGGAAGTCGCCGGCGTTGCTGATCCGGATGCTGGTCGACGCGGTCTCGAAGGGCGGCAACATGCTGCTCAACGTCGGCCCGAACGGCCGCGGCGCATGGGAGCCGCGTGCCCTCGACGTACTGTCCGGGATCGGTTCCTGGATGCGACTGCACGAGCGGTCGATCCGCGACTGCGGGCCGAGCACGTACGTTCCGCCGGCGGACTGCCGCTACACGCAGAACGGCCGACGGCTGTATCTGCATGTGTTCGCGTGGCCGATGGGGCACCTGCACCTGCCGGGGCTCGGCGATCGGGTCGAGTACGCGCAGTTCCTGCACGACGCGTCCGAGGTCAAGCGGGTGGACGTCGATCCGTCGGCGCCTGGGCACACGTACCTGACCGGGCTGCCCGACAACACCCTGACGCTGAAGCTGCCGAACCGCGCCCCCGAGGTCGACAGCTGCGTGATCGAGCTCTTCCTCCGCGACTGA
- a CDS encoding carbohydrate ABC transporter permease — protein MKTSQRPPWMEAPTKAGLAIKGVVIAIVCLLVLYPFVNILATSLAGESEITRRGGIIPLFPSEPTLAAYKTIFAGGVVSHALLVSAGITIIGTALNLVVTIALAYGLSRPIVGGRFVLTAVLFTMLFGAGIIPNFLLIKALGLYDSYASLIVPGLVSAFNFLVLRNFFQNIPAELLDSARIDGAGDLAILVRIVLPLSKAVLAVVALFYAVGHWNAFFNALLYLSDTGKWPLPLVLRLYVLQGQPVGGATESPGEAVASIQAVQMAVVVVALVPILCVYPFLQRYFTKGVLTGAIKG, from the coding sequence ATGAAGACCTCGCAGCGGCCGCCGTGGATGGAGGCCCCGACCAAGGCCGGGCTGGCGATCAAGGGCGTGGTGATCGCGATCGTCTGCTTGCTCGTGCTTTACCCGTTCGTCAACATCCTCGCGACCAGCCTCGCCGGCGAGTCCGAGATCACGAGGCGCGGCGGCATCATCCCGCTGTTCCCGAGCGAGCCGACGCTGGCGGCGTACAAGACGATCTTCGCCGGCGGTGTGGTGAGTCACGCGCTGCTGGTCAGCGCGGGCATCACGATCATCGGTACGGCGCTGAACCTGGTCGTCACGATCGCGCTCGCCTACGGGCTCAGCCGGCCGATCGTCGGCGGGCGGTTCGTGTTGACAGCAGTATTGTTCACCATGCTGTTCGGGGCCGGCATCATCCCGAACTTCCTGCTGATCAAGGCGCTCGGGCTCTACGACTCGTACGCGTCGCTGATCGTCCCGGGCCTGGTCAGCGCCTTCAACTTCCTGGTACTGCGCAACTTCTTCCAGAACATCCCGGCCGAGCTGCTCGACAGCGCGCGGATCGACGGCGCCGGCGACCTCGCGATCCTGGTCCGGATCGTGCTGCCGCTGTCGAAGGCGGTCCTCGCGGTCGTCGCGCTGTTCTACGCCGTCGGCCACTGGAACGCGTTCTTCAACGCACTGCTCTACCTCAGCGACACCGGCAAGTGGCCGTTGCCGCTCGTCCTGCGCCTCTACGTCCTGCAGGGACAACCGGTCGGCGGAGCCACCGAGTCGCCCGGCGAGGCGGTGGCGTCGATCCAGGCCGTGCAGATGGCGGTCGTCGTCGTGGCGCTCGTGCCCATCCTCTGCGTCTACCCGTTCCTGCAGCGCTACTTCACCAAGGGCGTACTCACCGGCGCCATCAAGGGTTAG